In the Natronobacterium texcoconense genome, one interval contains:
- a CDS encoding acetamidase/formamidase family protein, which yields MAQREIQQELSVDQYTLGLVGPDQEWAGTVADGGTIETYTPPACWGPMITPEFRGGHEVTRPIRVENAEVGDAVALKIREIEVTSMATSTGTMREREEAFDDDPFVDHRCPECGTEWPDSVVEGTGEDAIRCAECGANASSFGFEYGYTVAFDEDRTVGLTMDESGAHELAKDAVEVMDIPENSRQHPILLYEPSEMPGTLGRLRPFIGNVGTTPPVELPDSHNAGDFGQFLIGADHDWGLESEDELEERTDGHMDVPEVRAGATLICPVKVDGGGVYVGDLHANQGDGELSLHTTDVSGTVRMGVEVIKDLEIDGPILLPNEEDLPFISKPYSEGEREAGRELASHHGVDLEDDMGPIQVIGSGATINDATQNAFDRASDLLGMSEGEVRSRCTFTGGVQIGRLPGVVQLDMLAPMDVLEERGMAHLVRDQYGL from the coding sequence ATGGCACAACGTGAAATCCAGCAAGAGCTATCGGTCGACCAGTACACGCTCGGACTCGTCGGCCCGGATCAGGAGTGGGCCGGGACGGTCGCCGACGGCGGGACGATCGAGACCTACACACCGCCGGCCTGCTGGGGGCCGATGATCACGCCGGAGTTTCGCGGCGGCCACGAGGTAACGCGGCCGATCCGGGTCGAGAACGCCGAGGTCGGCGACGCGGTCGCCCTGAAGATCCGGGAGATCGAGGTCACGAGCATGGCGACGAGCACCGGGACGATGCGCGAACGCGAGGAGGCGTTCGACGACGACCCGTTCGTCGACCACCGGTGTCCCGAGTGTGGGACGGAGTGGCCCGACTCCGTCGTCGAGGGCACCGGCGAGGACGCGATCCGCTGTGCAGAGTGTGGTGCCAACGCCTCCTCCTTCGGTTTCGAGTACGGCTACACCGTCGCGTTCGACGAGGATCGGACCGTCGGACTCACGATGGACGAGTCGGGTGCACACGAACTCGCGAAAGACGCCGTGGAGGTGATGGACATCCCCGAGAACTCCCGCCAGCACCCAATCTTGCTGTACGAACCCTCGGAGATGCCCGGCACGCTCGGCCGACTGCGCCCCTTCATCGGCAACGTCGGCACGACGCCGCCGGTCGAACTCCCCGACTCGCACAACGCCGGCGACTTCGGACAGTTCCTGATCGGTGCCGACCACGACTGGGGTCTCGAGAGCGAGGACGAACTCGAAGAACGAACGGACGGCCACATGGACGTCCCCGAGGTCCGCGCCGGTGCGACCCTAATCTGTCCCGTCAAGGTCGACGGCGGCGGAGTCTACGTCGGCGACCTCCACGCCAACCAGGGCGACGGCGAACTCTCCCTGCACACGACCGACGTCAGCGGCACGGTGCGAATGGGCGTCGAAGTTATCAAAGACCTCGAGATCGACGGGCCGATCCTGCTGCCCAACGAGGAGGATCTGCCGTTCATCTCGAAGCCGTACAGTGAGGGGGAACGCGAAGCGGGCCGAGAGCTCGCGTCCCACCACGGAGTCGACCTCGAGGACGACATGGGACCGATCCAGGTAATCGGCTCCGGCGCGACGATCAACGACGCGACACAGAACGCCTTCGACCGGGCGAGCGACCTGCTGGGAATGAGCGAGGGTGAGGTCCGCTCGCGGTGTACGTTCACCGGCGGCGTCCAGATCGGACGGCTCCCGGGCGTCGTTCAACTCGATATGCTCGCACCGATGGACGTCCTCGAGGAGCGCGGAATGGCCCATCTGGTACGTGACCAGTACGGGCTCTAA
- a CDS encoding DUF7556 family protein, producing the protein MTLNPGTIGTLPVESGDVVAAIDEIDGQPHLVIADIARDDAWISVSEAEAASLPEWE; encoded by the coding sequence ATGACGCTCAATCCAGGCACTATCGGAACGCTGCCAGTGGAGAGCGGCGACGTCGTGGCGGCGATCGACGAGATCGATGGGCAGCCACACCTCGTTATCGCCGACATCGCCCGAGACGACGCCTGGATCTCGGTATCCGAGGCGGAAGCTGCGTCGCTCCCCGAGTGGGAGTAG
- a CDS encoding phosphoribosylaminoimidazolesuccinocarboxamide synthase, producing the protein MTSVKEFRIEAAATTDELGRGSFVFTDDYSVFDWGKMPDPIPDKGRSLCTMGAFNFETLESAGIPTHYRGVVPDDGDEPVSLEDVSEPPREMAIELTQVPDLPNDGREYDYDSYHADAGDNYLIPLEIVFRNRVPIGSSLRRRTDPDDHGLDVDSWPDEVVDLDEPIVEFSTKYEESDRYLDREEADAIAGKADVADLESLAREVNRLVTDRAEEAGLDHQDGKIECCYYDGEIRVADVVGTFDENRFSYEGTQLSKEVLRQYHKRTQPEWVQAVEQAKAEAKRKDVADWKSRCEVEPEPLEDEVLETARDMYCAGANAYVGRELFDAPPLSSAIGAVRRL; encoded by the coding sequence GTGACGAGTGTCAAGGAGTTCCGAATCGAGGCGGCTGCGACCACCGACGAACTCGGCCGCGGTTCGTTCGTCTTTACCGACGACTACTCCGTTTTCGACTGGGGGAAGATGCCCGACCCGATCCCCGACAAAGGCAGAAGTCTCTGTACGATGGGCGCGTTCAACTTCGAGACCCTCGAGTCGGCGGGCATCCCGACTCACTACCGTGGCGTCGTTCCCGACGACGGCGACGAGCCAGTCTCTCTCGAGGACGTCTCGGAACCTCCCCGAGAGATGGCGATCGAACTCACGCAGGTCCCCGACCTCCCCAACGACGGCCGAGAGTACGACTACGACAGCTACCACGCCGACGCCGGCGACAACTACCTGATCCCACTCGAGATCGTGTTCCGGAACCGGGTCCCGATCGGCTCGAGTCTCCGCCGGCGCACCGACCCCGACGACCACGGGCTCGACGTCGATAGCTGGCCGGACGAAGTCGTCGACCTCGACGAACCGATCGTCGAGTTCTCGACGAAGTACGAGGAGAGCGACCGCTATCTGGACCGCGAGGAGGCCGACGCGATCGCCGGCAAAGCCGACGTCGCCGACCTCGAGTCGCTGGCTCGCGAGGTCAACCGACTCGTCACCGACCGCGCCGAGGAAGCGGGACTCGACCATCAGGACGGCAAGATCGAGTGTTGCTACTACGACGGCGAGATCCGCGTCGCCGACGTCGTCGGCACGTTCGACGAGAACCGCTTCAGCTACGAGGGAACCCAGCTCTCGAAGGAAGTCCTCCGGCAGTACCACAAGCGAACCCAGCCGGAGTGGGTCCAGGCCGTCGAACAGGCCAAAGCCGAGGCCAAACGCAAGGACGTCGCCGACTGGAAGTCCCGCTGTGAGGTGGAGCCGGAGCCACTCGAGGACGAGGTGCTCGAGACTGCACGGGACATGTACTGTGCGGGAGCCAACGCCTACGTCGGCCGAGAGCTGTTCGACGCACCGCCGCTCTCGAGTGCGATCGGTGCGGTTCGTCGACTGTAA